In Sandaracinaceae bacterium, the following proteins share a genomic window:
- a CDS encoding phosphotransferase produces the protein MSAPPDHTTPVRDAHRFDEAALEAWLNEHVPAFGGPLTVRQFRGGQSNPTFWLGDGTRSFVLRKQPPGKLLPSAHAVDREYRVMRALRDTDVPVAEMHALCTDPAVIGTSFYVMEHVEGRIFFDVRLQDVSREDRIVMYEQLADVLAKIHAVDVTAVGLSDYGKQGQYVERQVARWTQQYRASETSVIEPMEKLLAYLPAHVPADDRTTLAHGDYRLDNLIFHPTEPRVLAVIDWELSTLGHPLADLAYTCMLYDVAMPKIGGLLGVNFAETGIPTEREFVARYLATAGGEPSADWAYFKAFSLFRLAAIAQGVFRRSQLGNASSENAVMFGAAVSALSAAGCRLLGL, from the coding sequence ATGTCCGCGCCACCCGATCATACGACGCCTGTTCGCGATGCCCACCGTTTTGACGAAGCCGCCCTCGAGGCCTGGCTGAACGAGCACGTCCCGGCCTTTGGTGGCCCGCTCACCGTGCGCCAGTTTCGTGGCGGGCAGTCCAACCCCACCTTCTGGCTGGGCGACGGAACGCGCAGCTTCGTGCTGCGCAAGCAGCCCCCGGGCAAGCTCTTGCCGTCCGCTCACGCGGTGGACCGCGAGTACCGCGTCATGCGCGCGCTGCGCGACACCGACGTGCCCGTGGCCGAGATGCACGCGCTGTGCACGGACCCCGCCGTCATCGGCACGTCGTTCTATGTCATGGAGCACGTGGAGGGCCGCATCTTCTTCGACGTGCGCCTGCAGGACGTGTCGCGCGAGGACCGCATCGTGATGTACGAGCAGCTCGCCGACGTGCTGGCCAAGATCCACGCGGTGGACGTCACCGCCGTGGGCCTCTCTGACTACGGAAAGCAGGGCCAATACGTGGAGCGTCAGGTGGCTCGTTGGACGCAGCAGTACCGCGCCTCCGAGACCAGCGTCATCGAGCCCATGGAGAAGCTGCTGGCCTACCTGCCCGCGCACGTGCCGGCCGACGACCGCACCACGCTCGCGCACGGCGACTACCGGCTGGACAACCTCATCTTCCACCCCACCGAGCCGCGCGTGCTGGCCGTCATCGACTGGGAGCTGTCCACGCTGGGCCACCCGCTCGCCGACCTGGCCTACACCTGCATGCTGTACGACGTGGCCATGCCCAAGATCGGCGGCCTGCTGGGCGTGAACTTCGCCGAGACGGGCATCCCCACCGAGCGCGAGTTCGTGGCCCGCTACCTGGCCACCGCGGGCGGCGAGCCGAGCGCCGACTGGGCCTACTTCAAGGCCTTCTCGCTCTTCCGCCTGGCCGCCATCGCGCAGGGCGTCTTCCGCCGCAGCCAGCTGGGCAACGCCAGTTCCGAGAACGCCGTGATGTTCGGCGCG